One genomic window of Streptomyces sp. NBC_01498 includes the following:
- the ppgK gene encoding polyphosphate--glucose phosphotransferase has protein sequence MNVFGVDIGGSGIKGAPVDLERGELAEPRHKVLTPQPATPDDVAGCVAEVVGHFGWTGPVGITFPGVVTGPVVRTAANVDKNWIDLDAGKLLGDRLNLPVTILNDGDAAGVAEMTFGAGKGRHGTVFLLTFGTGIGSALFIDGHLVPNTELGHLELNGHDAEKHASTKAKEDHDLSWHHWAHRVQKYLAHLEMLFSPELFIIGGGVSRKADKFIPLIEDIKAEIVPAELQNNAGIVGAAMMAAER, from the coding sequence ATGAACGTCTTCGGAGTGGACATCGGCGGCTCGGGCATCAAGGGCGCGCCCGTGGACCTGGAGCGCGGCGAACTGGCAGAGCCGCGACACAAAGTGCTCACCCCGCAACCGGCCACGCCTGACGACGTGGCCGGTTGCGTCGCCGAGGTGGTCGGCCACTTCGGCTGGACCGGTCCGGTGGGCATCACCTTCCCCGGTGTGGTCACGGGGCCGGTCGTACGCACCGCCGCCAACGTCGACAAGAACTGGATCGACCTCGACGCGGGCAAACTGCTCGGCGACCGGCTGAATCTGCCCGTCACGATCCTCAACGACGGGGACGCGGCGGGCGTCGCCGAGATGACCTTCGGCGCGGGCAAGGGCCGGCACGGCACGGTCTTCCTGCTGACCTTCGGTACGGGGATCGGCAGCGCGCTCTTCATCGACGGCCATCTCGTCCCGAACACCGAGCTGGGCCACCTGGAACTGAACGGCCACGACGCGGAGAAGCACGCGTCGACCAAGGCCAAGGAGGACCACGACCTCAGCTGGCACCACTGGGCACACCGGGTGCAGAAGTATCTGGCGCATCTGGAGATGCTGTTCTCGCCGGAGCTGTTCATCATCGGCGGCGGGGTCAGCCGCAAGGCGGACAAGTTCATTCCGCTGATCGAGGACATCAAGGCGGAGATCGTCCCGGCGGAACTCCAGAACAACGCGGGCATCGTGGGGGCGGCGATGATGGCGGCCGAACGCTGA